Sequence from the Fibrobacter sp. UWR2 genome:
AGCACCGCCTTCACGCAGGCAACGCAGTGGTTCGAACGTACGCTCGACGACAGTGCGAACAAGCGCTTGGCAATTCCTGAAGCATTCCTCGCCATGGATGCCATGCTCATCATCGCCGAGAACGTCACCAACGGCCTCGTCGTTTATCCGAAGGTTATCGAAAAGCGTATCATGGCCGAACTCCCGTTCATGGCCACCGAAAACATCATCATGGAAGGCGTGAAGAATGGCGGCGACCGTCAGGAACTCCACGAAGAAATCCGCGTGATGTCCATGGAAGCGGGCAAGGTCGTGAAGGAACAGGGTAAGGACAACGACTTGCTCGAACGCGTGCTGAAGAACGAAAAGTTCCAGAAGCTCGGCATCACCGAAGCAAAGCTCAAGGAAATCCTCGACCTCCGCAAGTTCGTGGGTCGCGCTCCGGGACAAGTCGTGAAGTTTGTTACCGAAGAGGTTCGTCCCGCTATCGAGGCTGTTCCGGATTGGAGCAACATCGATGCTGGAGAGTTGAAGGTTTAATTATAAACCTCAATCCCGTATGTCACCCCCGCCTTGAGCGGGGGTCTTTTGTTTTATATGAAACGCACTGTATAGTATATTGCTTTTGGCGTATTATGCGGCATTTTTCGCACATTTTTTTGTAAAACAACCCCTTGCTTGCGTTTAGGGATTTTTTTTAATTTATATTATTGCAGAAAGGAGAAGAAAATGGAAATTAAAAAGGGAAAAGTTTTAAAGGACCGCGACTGGTCTTTAAAGACACAGAAAAATCTTGCTTCCATGCTCGGGATTACGGCGGCGCTCTCGCTTTCGGGTGCTGCGTTGACGGCGTGTAACGAAGTGGTAGCATCCGGGGGGGATATCGAAGACGCCGATTCATCGTCGTCCGAACAGATGACTTGCGGGGAAATGCCTTGCGATGGCGATATCAGGCCGGAATCAAGTTCCTCCCAGACAAAATTTTCGTCGAGTATTGACCCTGTTGGTGGGATTTCGTCCAGCAGCATTGCTCCTCGGCCAAACTCCAGCAGTTCCGAGGATCCTCCGCTGTCGGCGGGGATCTTGCCGCCGTCGTCCAGCAGTTATGAAATAGACACGCTGGAAGTGACTTCGGGTGAGGTTATTCCGCCGGAGATTGTCGGCCCGGAATCGGGCTGCAACATCGATACCGGGCATCTGGAGTCCAGTTCATCGATAGCGGAACCATCGAGTTCGTCGTATCAGCGGATAGAATCCAGTTCTGCGACGTCTGGCCTGCCGCTTTCTTCTTGGGAAGAGGTTCCGCCATCTTCGTCTTCTGCGGAAACTGAACCATTGCCAGGCGAGCCGATTGAACTGGACGACCCTAAAGACTGATGAATCTAGTCCTTTCGCTAACTGAACGGTGCAACCTGCGCTGCACCTACTGCTACTACAAGGTGAGCCATGAGGCCCGCAGCCAGGTGATGTCGAATGACATCATGGAGGCGGCGATTAGGCTTGCTTTTGAACGCACCCTGAAACTCGGACAGAGATTCCTGAATATCACGTTCTTCGGTGGCGAACCTTTACTTTGTATGGACGCTATCCACAGGGGAGTGGATTTTGCGAAAAAACTGGCTCATGAACGTTTTGGCGAAGACGTGTTGCTCGGACCGCCGACTACGAATACGACATCGTCAAAGTTCCGCCTGCGCTTTGCCGTAAATACTAACGCGACGCTCCTGAATGCGGAAATCATCGATTACCTGAAACGCGAAAAGTTCCGCATATACCTTTCGCTTGACGGCCCGGAGGCGCACCACAATATCTGCCGCAAGCAGGTGGGTGGGGAGGGTTCCTTCAAACTGATTGAACCGCATATTCCAGTGCTCACCAAACTCGATACCGTCGTGCTTTCGGTGGTGACCCGCGAGAACATGCATTCGCTTTCGGAGGCTGTCCGCTGGATTCAGGCGCAAGGGTTCAGGAACATGACTGCTGCAGTGGATTTCGACGGCAAGTGGACGGGGGAGGAATTCGATGTCCTGGCCGCGGAATACGAGAAACTGGCCGAATTCTGGCTCGAAATCAAGCGAAAGAATATTCCCTTCTACCTGGGGACCATCCAGGACAAGCTGAAGTTCAGGCTTACGGGGCAGCGCCACCGTACGTCGAGCTGCCAGGTGGCCGAAGGCATCGTCGCCTGCGCCGCGAACGGGAACCTTTTCCCCTGCACGCGGTTCATTACGAGCAAGCCGGATGCTCCTTACATCCTAGGGCGCGTATTTGACGACTCGGAGCAGATCTGGAACGGTCCGGTCGCCCGCGATATCCAGGATTTTTTCAATCGCGACAAGGAAGATTGCAAGGGCTGCGCCATCCGTTTCCGTTGCCACGCGCACGAATGCGCCTGCACGTCGTTCTATTCCACGGGCAGTGTTCACGGGGTTTTGCCCGAGGTGTGCACGCATGAACGCATGCTCGCCGCCATATGTGATTCTGCGATATGTGATTAAATAAAAAAGATCCCCACCTTGGTGGCCACGCGCACTAAGCACTAAAGTGCTAAGTGCTGTCCGCCCGCCTTCGCGGGGATGACATCTACGTCGGAGGATGTTTTTTTTCTACGAGCAGCGGAGTGTCTGTCCGATACGGAGTATTGACGTGCGCTTGATGCCGTTCAGGCGGCAGAGCTTTTCGATAGTTGTACCGTAAAGGCGGGCAATCTTCCCGAGGGTATCGCCCGAGCGAATCCTGTGGTAACGGTGCTTCGAAAGTTCTTTCTGGATTTCGTTGTGGCTGTCGACGGCGCTTGCGATGGAGAAGTGGTTTGCGTTCTCCAAGAGGGTTCCTTCTTCGATGTTGAAGACGGTTGCCGGGTCGATGTTCACTTCGCCGTAACGGATTTCGAAATGCAGGTGCGGGCCGCTGGAACGTCCGGTATTGCCGCCCCAACCGACGAGTTGACCGCCTTCAACGACGTCGCCCACGTTCACTAGGCGCTTCTTGAGGTGGCCGTAAAGGGTGCGGGTTCCGTTTTCGTGTTCAATCATCACGTAGTGGCCGTATCCACGACGGTTGTACTTGGAAACAATCACTTTACCGGGATATGCGGCGACAATGGAATCTCCGATGGAAATATGCATGTCGACACCCCTGTGCAGGCGGTGCTTGCGAATACCGTAGGGTGAATTCAGACGAGTCCCGTGAATGGTGGGGAAGTGGGCTCCGCTGAAATCTAGGAAAGCCGTGGCGCTTTCGTCGAGGGTGGATTCTTGCAGGGTGTCAAGTTCTTCGGAGTCTTCGGACTCTGCGCTGGCGACATTTTCGTCCGCATTCGCATCTTCGGCGTTTTCTGCGTTGGCGAAATTTTCTTCGTCGGCAGTAGCGACATTTTCTTCAGAGGTGGTTTCGACAGATGCCGCATTCAGTGTGGAATCGGCGATGGCGCCTTCCTTGATTGCTTCGGTTTCATCGGTCGATGCCATAGCCAGCACATCGTTTGCTGCAGAAATAGCGGGCAGCATGGCTATACTCAGTATGAATGCGTTCACGAATTTCATGTCGGCGTGTAAGATAGAAATTTTCAATTACCCCTGCAAGATTAGATGTTCTTTAAAAGGTTTACAGAATGTCTAAATCTGCGTTTTTCGCTTAAAATCGGGGTTTGCACTTTTTGCCGAAGTGATGTGCGATACGTTTTTTTTCTAGATTTCCAAAAAACAATTTATGGTACCTGTCGCGATGATTTTTCGAAAAATTGCATTTTTTGCCATTGCAGTGTCGTTTACGGCGTTTCTGGCCGGCTGCAACGAAGACGAAAAGATTATGGAACTCCAGAGGGAGGTCTCGATTCTTGAAACCCGCTCCGATTCTCTTGGTGTCGCCGTCCGTACCATGAGCGATGTCAAGCCGCTGACGATTATATACGATACAGTGCGCGCTGGCGAGGGCCCGTTCCATGTATTCTCGCGCTTGAAGGCCATGGTAGAAGGTGGCGATGCCGATTTGGGCAAGGTGTACCTCGCCATGCAGGACAGTGTGGAGTTCAAGCTCCGCGTCGGCGAAAAGTTCTATATCGCGGTTGACGGGGACAAGCATGTGCAGCGCTTCCGCTATGCTCCGAACGTTATCACGTCGCATGTGGTCGTGAGGACGGACAGCGGTTTTGTCTACAAGTTGGTGGAAAAGCCGGTCGTGAAAAAGCAGTCGGCTTACGAGGGCGCACTCGAAGAGGGCTCTACCCTGAACGGAATCTTGCTGAAGGTCGGTATCCCGCGCCGCATGGTGGGCGTGGTGAGTGGCGTTTTGCAGTGCAAGGTGGCGTTCCCGCTGGCCCGTGCGGGCGACCGGTTCCGCATTCTGCTCGAGGATTCCTACTACAAGGATACATGGGTCTCGGGCAAGGTTGTCTATGCTGAATTCGATGGGCGCATTGTCGGCCATCACGAAGCCTTCAGGTACGAAGATCCTGATCCGAAGAGTTCCTATAATGCGCATTACACGGAAACAGGCGACGCTCTTGTCTTTGACGGCCTGCGCTACCCGCTGGAACACTTGCGCATAACGAGCTCCTATGGCTCTCGCGTGCATCCGATTACGGGGCAGGTCAAGGTCCATTACGGCGTGGACTACGGGGCACCTACGGGTACTGTCGTGCATGCTGTCGCAGAAGGCGAGGTGATTGTCTCGGGTTACGACGAGTTTAGCGGCAACAAGATTGCCATCCGTCATAGGGATGGTACGAGCAGCTGGTACATGCACCTGTCTGCGCGCGGTGTGGGGGTCGGGGCAAAAGTTGCCCCGGGCCAGGCCATCGGGCGTGTCGGCTCTACGGGCCGCAGTACGGGTCCGCACCTCCATTACGGGTTCAAGAATGCACAGGGTGCCTGGATAAACCCGCTCTCGAAGACGATGATTGCGACTCCGAAACTTTCGGGGGAGCGCCTTGCTCGCCTCAAGACGCAGGTTGCGGAAATCCGCAAGCAGACAGAAATTACATTCGCTTCGCCGGCAGTGAAAGCGAACGATACTACCGACGTGATGGTACATACCCGCGTGTTGCAGTGATTTTGAATTATGCTTGATGACGATGAACTGAGCGAGATAAGGACATCGAGACGCGCCCACAGGTCGCGCCGCATCGACGCCTTACGCGAATGGCATTCGGGTGTCGTGGATGAACGCCCGACCAAGGAGCGCTTCAGTCGCGAGTTCAAGAAGGCTAAAATCAAGCAGCTGAAGAACCCGGTCGCGAATATCGGTGAAGAAAATTGCGTGGAGGGACTTGTAATTGAAGTCCACCGTCGCACTTGCGAGGTAAGGCTTGCTGCTCCCGCGGAGGGCGGTGTGCCTGAAGCTGTCACGGCGATGTACCGTGCGACAACCTCCAAGCAGTTGGGCGAGTTCCCGGCGGTGGGCGACAACGTGCTCCTCGGTCTCGTGAACGATGGCGATGATGACGGCGCGGGCGTGGGGTCCCAGAAGTATTGCGTGGTGCGTGTCTTGCCCCGCAAAAGTGAACTCAAGCGGCCTGGTCCCCGCGATAGTTTCTACAAGCAGCAGACTCTTGCTGCGAACATTGACCAGGTGGTGATTGTCGCGAGCGTGACGCAGCCAGAATTCAATTACGGGTTCATGGACCGATTCTTGCTGGCGGCGAACCTGAACAGCCTGCCGTTCATCCTGGTGCTTACCAAGATGGACTTGCTCCCGAATGGCGAAGCGGACCTCTCCGATGATATCCGCGATTTTATGAGCATTGCCGACAAGGTGATTCCCGTGAGCGTTAAGTCGGGGACTGGGCTCGGTGAACTGCGTGCAGAACTGCAGGGCAAGTCCTCGGTTTTTAGCGGCATGAGCGGGGTCGGCAAGTCTACGCTTGTGAATGCCCTTGTGCCTTCGGCATCCCTTGCGACCGGAGAGGTGCGTGAACGCGATGGCAAGGGGCGCCATACCACCATTTCTTCGAGTCTTTTTGACCTGCCGGGTGGCGGCTACGTTATCGATACTCCGGGCATAAGGAGTATCGGCCTCATGGACATGGAACCGGAGACTCTTGCGAAAATTTTCCCTGGATTCTTCGATAGTGACCTTTTTACGTGTAAATTCAGCAATTGTTTGCATGTCAAGGAAACCGGATGTGCGGTCTTGAAGGCGTTGGACGAGGGAAAACTCTCCAAAGCACGTTACCAGAGCTATTTGCGAATATTGAAATCCAGAGATTGATTATATTGTCTAGAATACGGAAATGTGATATGAGAAACGTTCTTTTCTATGCATTGTGTGTTCTTGCCCTGTGCTGCGGTTCGGCGTTTGCACAAGCTACGGGTTCATCCGAAAAGGCTTCAACCGCAAGTACGTCTGGTTCCGAGACGACCGGGATTCATACGCCACTGTTTGTGGGCGGCGCCCTCGGGTTTGGCTCGGGTACGGGTGTCGGCACGGAACGTGGCCTTGGCCTGCAACAGATAGAGCCTATGGCTGGCATCTGGTTCCCGCATGTGGCTTTTTTCCGTGCTGGTTACGGTTTCTATGATTTTACCGGTGAAAGCGACGATGGCGAAAAGACCGAAATCGAGCATGTCAACCTGGATGTCGAACTGGGCGTCCACTTGCTTGGTGATGTCTACTTGGTCGGCAATTTCTCGAGAGTAAAGGAACTTTCTGATGTGGGCGATGTCTCCTGGAACGAATGGGGCGTTGGAATCGGAAGTGTAATCAATATCCTCTCCAAGACGATGCTTTTTGCAGAAATTGGTTACAGGAATGTCCTCGACCATTATGATCCGTTCCTGGATAAGAACATCTCGGGGAGTCGCCTGCAGATGAACCTCGGCTTTGTCGCGTATGTGTACTAGGGAATGGAAACGGCGATGAAGAACGTTGCTGTGATGGGTGGGGCGTTTGACCCGATTCATGAAGATCACATTACGGTCGCAAGGCTTTGCCTACAGCGGGGATTCTGCGACGAGGTCTGGTTCATGCCTAGCCCGGACCGTTGGGAC
This genomic interval carries:
- a CDS encoding peptidoglycan DD-metalloendopeptidase family protein, coding for MIFRKIAFFAIAVSFTAFLAGCNEDEKIMELQREVSILETRSDSLGVAVRTMSDVKPLTIIYDTVRAGEGPFHVFSRLKAMVEGGDADLGKVYLAMQDSVEFKLRVGEKFYIAVDGDKHVQRFRYAPNVITSHVVVRTDSGFVYKLVEKPVVKKQSAYEGALEEGSTLNGILLKVGIPRRMVGVVSGVLQCKVAFPLARAGDRFRILLEDSYYKDTWVSGKVVYAEFDGRIVGHHEAFRYEDPDPKSSYNAHYTETGDALVFDGLRYPLEHLRITSSYGSRVHPITGQVKVHYGVDYGAPTGTVVHAVAEGEVIVSGYDEFSGNKIAIRHRDGTSSWYMHLSARGVGVGAKVAPGQAIGRVGSTGRSTGPHLHYGFKNAQGAWINPLSKTMIATPKLSGERLARLKTQVAEIRKQTEITFASPAVKANDTTDVMVHTRVLQ
- a CDS encoding radical SAM protein, coding for MNLVLSLTERCNLRCTYCYYKVSHEARSQVMSNDIMEAAIRLAFERTLKLGQRFLNITFFGGEPLLCMDAIHRGVDFAKKLAHERFGEDVLLGPPTTNTTSSKFRLRFAVNTNATLLNAEIIDYLKREKFRIYLSLDGPEAHHNICRKQVGGEGSFKLIEPHIPVLTKLDTVVLSVVTRENMHSLSEAVRWIQAQGFRNMTAAVDFDGKWTGEEFDVLAAEYEKLAEFWLEIKRKNIPFYLGTIQDKLKFRLTGQRHRTSSCQVAEGIVACAANGNLFPCTRFITSKPDAPYILGRVFDDSEQIWNGPVARDIQDFFNRDKEDCKGCAIRFRCHAHECACTSFYSTGSVHGVLPEVCTHERMLAAICDSAICD
- the rsgA gene encoding ribosome small subunit-dependent GTPase A; translation: MLDDDELSEIRTSRRAHRSRRIDALREWHSGVVDERPTKERFSREFKKAKIKQLKNPVANIGEENCVEGLVIEVHRRTCEVRLAAPAEGGVPEAVTAMYRATTSKQLGEFPAVGDNVLLGLVNDGDDDGAGVGSQKYCVVRVLPRKSELKRPGPRDSFYKQQTLAANIDQVVIVASVTQPEFNYGFMDRFLLAANLNSLPFILVLTKMDLLPNGEADLSDDIRDFMSIADKVIPVSVKSGTGLGELRAELQGKSSVFSGMSGVGKSTLVNALVPSASLATGEVRERDGKGRHTTISSSLFDLPGGGYVIDTPGIRSIGLMDMEPETLAKIFPGFFDSDLFTCKFSNCLHVKETGCAVLKALDEGKLSKARYQSYLRILKSRD
- a CDS encoding M23 family metallopeptidase; the protein is MKFVNAFILSIAMLPAISAANDVLAMASTDETEAIKEGAIADSTLNAASVETTSEENVATADEENFANAENAEDANADENVASAESEDSEELDTLQESTLDESATAFLDFSGAHFPTIHGTRLNSPYGIRKHRLHRGVDMHISIGDSIVAAYPGKVIVSKYNRRGYGHYVMIEHENGTRTLYGHLKKRLVNVGDVVEGGQLVGWGGNTGRSSGPHLHFEIRYGEVNIDPATVFNIEEGTLLENANHFSIASAVDSHNEIQKELSKHRYHRIRSGDTLGKIARLYGTTIEKLCRLNGIKRTSILRIGQTLRCS